The following coding sequences are from one Streptococcus sp. NPS 308 window:
- a CDS encoding ABC transporter ATP-binding protein, translated as METILRVESLKKHYGKEPNITKALDGISFKVIKGEFLGIMGSSGSGKTTLLNCLATIIKPTDGSIQMQEKDLGQLKGSQLADYRGREIGYLFQNFELLDNLTAKENILLPLSLHKVDANESKVRLELLSQYLDISELLDKFPSQLSGGQRQRVAAARALILDPKIVFADEPTGALDSKNATILMQKLSEMNQVEETTILMVTHDSVAASFCNRILFIQDGKLFHEIRRDYPRESQEDFYHRILKVMAALAGGDGNVF; from the coding sequence ATGGAAACCATTTTACGAGTAGAATCATTAAAAAAGCATTATGGGAAAGAGCCCAATATCACAAAAGCCTTGGACGGCATATCTTTTAAAGTTATAAAAGGCGAATTCCTAGGGATTATGGGGAGTAGCGGTTCTGGGAAAACAACCCTTCTTAACTGTCTCGCTACTATCATCAAGCCAACTGACGGTTCCATTCAAATGCAAGAAAAGGATTTAGGTCAGTTAAAAGGGAGTCAGTTAGCTGATTATCGTGGCAGGGAAATTGGCTACCTCTTCCAGAATTTTGAGCTCTTGGACAATCTTACAGCCAAAGAAAATATTTTACTCCCCTTGTCTTTGCACAAGGTCGATGCCAACGAAAGCAAGGTTCGGTTAGAATTGCTTTCCCAATATCTGGATATTTCTGAACTTCTGGATAAGTTCCCATCTCAATTATCAGGTGGTCAACGGCAAAGGGTAGCTGCTGCTCGTGCCTTGATTTTAGACCCTAAGATTGTATTTGCGGATGAGCCCACAGGGGCTTTGGATTCAAAAAACGCAACCATTTTGATGCAAAAATTATCCGAAATGAATCAAGTGGAAGAAACCACCATTCTCATGGTTACCCACGATTCAGTTGCAGCCAGCTTTTGCAACCGCATCTTGTTTATCCAAGACGGAAAACTATTCCATGAAATCCGTCGTGATTATCCAAGAGAAAGTCAAGAAGACTTCTACCACAGAATACTAAAGGTTATGGCAGCCCTAGCTGGAGGTGATGGCAATGTTTTCTAA
- a CDS encoding FtsX-like permease family protein, with product MFSKLVSRNSKRDRKNNSLYFSSMVLSIISFYIILSLSHQDVMIFLKQIESDAVNKLFSMIPILYVATLFILFFLVYFASSMQMERRKHEFGVYLTLGMRRGKLFLLLLLEDLRNSVLALGIGLPIAILISELISLITVKIVGLGIIEHQFSLSTTALLYTVIGFLAVKLVVFVLLSAKTANKEIGDLLAFSPSGMKKLLPKGVYLLASVLGILLLGTAYYLGMSGRAWESVITMGITVFLGTLGTILLFFGMRLFIDILVNLGSHRKLHTYNFRQIQELVIQRSTILAICSLLIFSALCLFGAGVAIASGNSGNQAHVLDYTFRDSKQESDENLDVNTVKKELEAAGLASQFSKILQIKVGKPKENESVAFEQFIKVLKEQRDSKNKEILVHNFQKYRSCHLLPLSEYNELRKAANLPPLELTSKEAYLYMGKDFLPDENLVNSVLKTNPQIKVMGNDIKLIGDVQSLPIVTDREITLSVALILPDETFMSYTDSKYSNYVSGILAPELVKEKGLMRAISDTNEKLDQTSLGYESYIQNMGRQLFYIISASYITIYLAIIFLVVAKTIIGVQFLMGQRQSYRRYQTLIHLGANYETLCKSSEKQINWYFGLPIALALLSSSFGVSSLLTGIVPASARMVMGQKFITAMLIVLLLAGFEVIYIRIVKKNSNNYLLSLMEPKRDE from the coding sequence ATGTTTTCTAAATTAGTCTCAAGAAATAGCAAGAGAGATCGAAAGAATAACAGCTTGTATTTTAGTTCTATGGTTCTTTCCATCATCTCCTTTTACATCATCCTTTCTTTGTCTCATCAAGATGTGATGATCTTTCTCAAACAAATAGAAAGTGATGCTGTAAATAAACTCTTTAGCATGATTCCCATTCTTTATGTAGCAACGCTCTTTATCCTCTTTTTTCTAGTCTACTTCGCAAGCAGTATGCAGATGGAAAGGAGAAAACATGAATTTGGGGTTTATCTCACACTAGGCATGCGGAGAGGTAAACTGTTCTTACTGCTCCTACTCGAGGATTTGAGAAACAGTGTCCTTGCCCTTGGAATAGGCCTTCCTATTGCCATCTTAATTTCGGAACTAATTAGTCTAATAACAGTCAAAATTGTTGGGTTGGGGATTATTGAACATCAATTTTCTCTATCTACTACAGCTCTACTCTATACAGTCATCGGCTTCCTAGCTGTTAAATTAGTCGTCTTTGTTCTTTTAAGTGCAAAAACAGCCAATAAGGAAATCGGAGATCTTCTTGCCTTTTCTCCTTCTGGTATGAAGAAACTACTTCCCAAGGGGGTATACCTTCTTGCTTCCGTCCTCGGAATCTTGCTTCTCGGAACAGCCTATTACTTGGGGATGAGTGGACGTGCTTGGGAAAGTGTCATAACCATGGGCATCACTGTTTTCCTGGGAACTCTAGGAACTATCCTACTCTTCTTTGGTATGCGTTTATTTATAGACATTCTAGTCAATCTTGGTAGCCATCGAAAACTCCATACCTATAATTTTAGACAGATTCAGGAATTAGTTATCCAGCGCTCAACTATACTGGCCATCTGCTCCCTCTTAATCTTCTCTGCCTTGTGCCTCTTTGGAGCAGGTGTTGCCATTGCAAGCGGCAATTCTGGTAATCAGGCTCATGTCTTAGATTATACATTTAGAGATAGCAAGCAGGAATCAGATGAAAATCTTGATGTGAATACAGTTAAAAAAGAGCTTGAAGCAGCAGGACTAGCATCACAGTTTTCAAAGATTCTACAAATCAAAGTCGGGAAACCAAAAGAAAACGAGTCCGTGGCCTTTGAACAGTTTATCAAGGTATTAAAAGAGCAAAGAGACAGTAAAAACAAGGAAATCTTAGTCCATAATTTCCAGAAGTATAGAAGTTGCCACCTTTTGCCGCTCTCTGAATACAATGAACTTAGAAAAGCTGCCAATCTCCCTCCTTTAGAATTAACTAGTAAGGAAGCCTACTTGTATATGGGGAAAGATTTTCTCCCAGATGAGAATCTTGTCAACTCTGTCCTAAAGACAAATCCTCAAATCAAAGTCATGGGAAATGATATAAAATTGATTGGAGATGTGCAGTCTTTACCAATTGTAACGGACCGTGAAATTACCCTCTCTGTAGCACTCATTCTTCCAGATGAGACTTTTATGAGTTATACTGACAGTAAATACTCAAACTATGTCAGCGGTATCTTGGCTCCTGAGCTAGTCAAGGAAAAAGGCCTGATGAGAGCTATCTCAGATACCAATGAAAAGCTAGATCAAACCTCTCTTGGTTATGAAAGCTATATACAAAATATGGGAAGACAATTATTTTACATTATCTCTGCCAGCTATATCACTATCTATCTGGCTATCATCTTCCTTGTTGTCGCTAAGACAATCATCGGCGTCCAGTTTTTGATGGGACAAAGACAATCCTACAGACGATACCAAACCTTGATCCATCTTGGAGCTAACTACGAAACTCTTTGTAAATCTTCAGAAAAACAAATCAACTGGTATTTCGGTCTGCCAATAGCCCTTGCACTTCTCAGTAGTAGCTTCGGAGTGAGCTCCCTCCTCACAGGAATAGTACCCGCTAGCGCAAGAATGGTTATGGGGCAAAAATTTATCACAGCCATGCTGATAGTACTGCTCTTAGCTGGATTTGAAGTCATCTATATCAGAATTGTAAAGAAAAATAGCAATAATTACTTGTTGTCCTTAATGGAACCCAAAAGAGATGAATAA
- a CDS encoding response regulator transcription factor — MKHILVIEDEALIRDEIVILLEKAGYQVDKLTDFKDTSQQVLQYATDLIILDLNLPGETGFHICKNLKSKRSVPILVLTSREQLKDEIHALKLGADEYLTKPFKKERFLARIENILKRYEGRQNLLEKDNFLLDRNTYTLYINGHSILLPQNQGKLLETLLVTNAPVVTKEELSMKLWNTTEFIDENALQVNIARLKKVMKQAGIALQVKSVRGIGYKLEEERQDETES; from the coding sequence ATGAAGCATATTCTGGTTATTGAAGATGAAGCCTTGATTCGAGATGAAATTGTCATCTTGTTAGAGAAAGCGGGTTATCAAGTTGATAAGTTGACTGACTTCAAAGATACAAGCCAGCAAGTGTTGCAATACGCTACGGATCTAATCATACTGGATTTGAATTTGCCGGGAGAAACAGGTTTTCATATTTGTAAAAATCTCAAGTCCAAACGCTCTGTGCCCATATTGGTTCTCACCTCTCGTGAACAATTAAAAGATGAAATCCACGCTCTGAAATTAGGGGCAGATGAGTACCTAACAAAACCTTTCAAGAAAGAAAGATTTTTGGCACGTATAGAAAATATCTTGAAACGCTATGAAGGTAGACAAAATCTACTTGAAAAAGATAATTTCCTGCTGGATAGAAATACCTATACCCTTTATATCAATGGACACTCGATTTTACTCCCCCAAAATCAAGGGAAATTGTTAGAAACCTTATTGGTTACTAATGCACCCGTCGTCACAAAAGAAGAACTAAGCATGAAACTCTGGAACACAACTGAGTTCATCGATGAAAATGCCCTACAAGTAAACATTGCAAGGCTCAAAAAGGTGATGAAACAGGCTGGCATTGCCCTTCAAGTCAAGTCCGTCAGAGGCATCGGTTACAAATTGGAAGAGGAAAGGCAAGATGAAACAGAATCTTAA
- a CDS encoding sensor histidine kinase, whose translation MKQNLKYLAAYLPWLLVLLAFDLFTAVLLWLSDVRKFQVLILLYLLASVLLFFILSFLLIRKERKKAATYKAFIDNPKMDTELELLRLSSASEKESIEEIANALYQRQAEIGKLNSLLAEYEDYVEKWAHEIKLPLSLLSLLLDNQSDQLPKDTAFKLDYVKNQIQGNVSQILFYYRVKSEKNDFLFEDVDLQECIQDLLENFAPLIKEKNFTIHLENIQGNYYTDQRSFEFILSQILANALKYSSDKPELRISMSRDKGRTSLIIRDNGCGVKTCDLPHIFEKGFTGDSGDTRKKSTGMGLYLVKQLADALKIDIAVKSEWMHGFEISLSI comes from the coding sequence ATGAAACAGAATCTTAAATATTTGGCTGCCTATCTGCCCTGGTTACTTGTTCTTTTAGCATTTGATCTATTTACAGCTGTCCTGCTTTGGCTTTCAGACGTGAGAAAGTTTCAAGTCCTCATCCTCCTCTATCTCTTAGCTTCAGTCCTACTCTTTTTTATCCTATCATTCCTACTTATAAGAAAAGAAAGAAAAAAAGCAGCTACTTATAAGGCTTTCATAGACAATCCTAAGATGGATACGGAGCTGGAATTATTGCGTTTATCAAGTGCCTCAGAGAAAGAAAGCATCGAAGAAATCGCAAATGCGCTTTACCAAAGGCAAGCGGAAATAGGAAAACTCAACTCATTACTAGCCGAGTACGAGGACTATGTTGAAAAATGGGCTCATGAAATCAAACTCCCTCTATCGCTTCTTTCCCTCCTTTTGGACAACCAAAGTGACCAGCTGCCAAAGGATACAGCTTTTAAGTTGGATTATGTAAAAAATCAAATCCAAGGAAATGTATCACAGATACTATTCTATTATAGGGTTAAAAGTGAAAAAAATGATTTTCTATTTGAAGATGTCGACCTCCAAGAGTGTATTCAGGATCTTTTGGAAAACTTTGCTCCCTTGATTAAAGAAAAGAATTTTACGATTCATCTAGAAAATATACAGGGAAACTACTACACCGATCAACGCAGTTTTGAATTTATCCTGTCTCAAATACTAGCCAACGCCCTTAAATATAGCTCTGATAAGCCAGAACTCAGGATTTCTATGTCAAGAGACAAGGGGCGCACAAGTCTGATTATTAGGGATAATGGGTGTGGAGTTAAAACTTGCGATCTCCCTCATATCTTTGAAAAAGGATTTACTGGTGATTCAGGTGATACAAGGAAAAAATCAACAGGTATGGGGCTCTATCTTGTCAAACAATTAGCAGATGCTTTAAAAATTGACATCGCAGTAAAATCCGAATGGATGCATGGATTTGAAATCTCTCTTTCTATTTAG
- the ffh gene encoding signal recognition particle protein has product MAFESLTERLQNVFKNLRKKGKISETDVQEATKEIRLALLEADVALPVVKDFIKKVRERAIGHEVIDTLNPAQQIIKIVDEELTAILGSDTAEIIKSPKIPTIIMMVGLQGAGKTTFAGKLANKLKKEENARPLMIAADIYRPAAIDQLKTLGQQIDVPVFALGTEVPAVEIVRQGLEQAQANHNDYVLIDTAGRLQIDELLMNELRDVKALAQPNEILLVIDAMIGQEAANVAREFNAQLEVTGVILTKIDGDTRGGAALSVRHITGKPIKFTGTGEKITDIETFHPDRMSSRILGMGDMLTLIEKASQEYDEQKALEMAEKMRENTFDFNDFIDQLDQVQNMGPMEDLLKMIPGMANNPALQNMKVDERQIARKRAIVSSMTPEERENPELLNPSRRRRIAAGSGNTFVEVNKFIKDFNQAKQLMQGVMSGDMNKMMKQMGINPNNLPKNMPNMGGMDMSALEGMMGQGGMPDMSALGGAGMPDMSQMFGGGLKGKIGEFAMKQSMKRMANKMKKAKKKRK; this is encoded by the coding sequence ATGGCATTTGAAAGTTTAACAGAACGTTTACAGAACGTCTTTAAAAATCTACGTAAAAAAGGAAAAATTTCTGAGACTGATGTCCAAGAAGCAACCAAAGAGATTCGTTTGGCCTTGCTGGAAGCCGACGTTGCTTTGCCTGTTGTAAAGGACTTTATCAAGAAGGTTCGTGAACGTGCAATCGGACACGAGGTCATTGATACCCTTAATCCAGCACAACAGATTATCAAAATCGTTGATGAGGAATTGACAGCTATTTTAGGATCTGATACAGCTGAAATTATCAAGTCACCAAAGATTCCTACGATTATCATGATGGTTGGTTTGCAGGGGGCTGGTAAAACAACCTTTGCTGGTAAGCTGGCTAACAAACTCAAGAAGGAAGAAAATGCTCGTCCTTTGATGATTGCTGCAGATATTTATCGCCCAGCTGCCATTGATCAGTTGAAGACGCTTGGACAGCAGATTGATGTTCCTGTTTTCGCTCTTGGAACAGAAGTACCAGCTGTTGAGATTGTTCGACAAGGTTTGGAGCAAGCGCAGGCTAATCACAACGACTATGTTTTGATTGATACGGCAGGGCGTTTGCAGATTGATGAGCTCTTGATGAATGAGCTTCGTGATGTTAAGGCCTTGGCTCAACCAAATGAAATCCTGCTCGTCATTGATGCCATGATCGGTCAGGAAGCGGCCAATGTTGCCCGTGAGTTTAATGCTCAGTTAGAAGTGACTGGGGTTATTCTTACCAAGATTGATGGGGATACTCGTGGTGGTGCGGCCCTATCTGTTCGTCACATCACTGGAAAACCAATCAAGTTCACTGGTACGGGTGAAAAGATTACAGATATCGAAACCTTCCACCCAGATCGTATGTCAAGCCGTATCCTTGGTATGGGGGATATGCTGACCTTGATCGAGAAAGCTTCTCAAGAATACGATGAGCAAAAAGCTCTTGAAATGGCTGAGAAGATGCGCGAAAATACCTTTGATTTCAATGATTTCATTGATCAATTGGATCAGGTGCAAAATATGGGGCCGATGGAAGACTTGCTCAAGATGATTCCAGGGATGGCTAACAATCCAGCTCTTCAAAATATGAAGGTGGATGAGCGCCAGATTGCGCGCAAACGTGCCATCGTGTCTTCTATGACTCCTGAGGAACGTGAAAATCCTGAACTGTTAAATCCAAGTCGTCGCCGTCGTATCGCTGCAGGTTCTGGAAATACCTTTGTCGAAGTCAATAAATTCATCAAGGACTTTAATCAGGCCAAACAGCTCATGCAAGGGGTCATGTCTGGTGATATGAACAAGATGATGAAACAAATGGGCATCAATCCAAATAACCTTCCTAAAAATATGCCAAATATGGGAGGAATGGATATGTCTGCCCTAGAAGGCATGATGGGGCAAGGTGGTATGCCTGATATGTCAGCTCTCGGAGGAGCAGGAATGCCAGATATGAGCCAGATGTTTGGTGGTGGACTAAAAGGTAAAATCGGCGAATTTGCTATGAAGCAGTCAATGAAACGCATGGCTAACAAAATGAAAAAAGCTAAGAAAAAACGCAAATAA
- a CDS encoding putative DNA-binding protein: MEIEKTNRMNALFEFYAALLTDKQMNYIELYYADDYSLAEIAEEFGVSRQAVYDNIKRTEKILEDYEMKLHMYSDYIVRSQIFDQILGRYPKDNFLQEQIEILTSIDNRE, encoded by the coding sequence ATGGAAATCGAAAAAACCAATCGCATGAATGCGCTTTTTGAATTTTATGCTGCGCTTTTGACAGATAAGCAGATGAATTATATTGAACTCTACTATGCAGATGATTACAGTCTTGCGGAGATTGCTGAAGAGTTCGGTGTTAGTCGGCAAGCTGTCTATGACAATATCAAGCGGACAGAAAAGATTCTGGAAGACTATGAGATGAAATTGCACATGTATTCAGACTACATTGTCCGCAGTCAGATTTTTGATCAGATCTTGGGGCGTTATCCAAAGGATAATTTTTTACAGGAGCAGATAGAAATTTTAACAAGCATTGATAATAGAGAATAA
- the tuf gene encoding elongation factor Tu: MAKEKYDRSKPHVNIGTIGHVDHGKTTLTAAITTVLARRLPSSVNQPKDYASIDAAPEERERGITINTAHVEYETEKRHYAHIDAPGHADYVKNMITGAAQMDGAILVVASTDGPMPQTREHILLSRQVGVKHLIVFMNKIDLVDDEELLELVEMEIRDLLSEYDFPGDDLPVIQGSALKALEGDSKYEDIIMELMNTVDEYIPEPERDTDKPLLLPVEDVFSITGRGTVASGRIDRGTVRVNDEIEIVGIKEETSKAVVTGVEMFRKQLDEGLAGDNVGVLLRGVQRDEIERGQVIAKPGSINPHTKFKGEVYILTKEEGGRHTPFFNNYRPQFYFRTTDVTGSIELPAGTEMVMPGDNVTIDVELIHPIAVEQGTTFSIREGGRTVGSGMVTEIEA, from the coding sequence ATGGCAAAAGAAAAATACGATCGTAGTAAACCACACGTTAACATTGGTACTATCGGACACGTTGACCACGGTAAAACTACCCTAACTGCAGCTATCACAACTGTTTTGGCACGTCGCTTGCCTTCATCAGTTAACCAACCTAAAGACTATGCGTCTATCGATGCTGCTCCAGAAGAACGCGAACGCGGTATCACCATCAACACTGCGCACGTTGAGTACGAAACTGAAAAACGTCACTATGCTCACATCGACGCTCCAGGACACGCGGACTACGTTAAAAACATGATCACTGGTGCCGCTCAAATGGACGGAGCTATCCTTGTAGTAGCTTCAACTGACGGACCAATGCCACAAACTCGTGAGCACATCCTTCTTTCACGTCAGGTTGGTGTTAAACACCTTATCGTCTTCATGAACAAGATTGACTTGGTTGACGACGAAGAATTGCTTGAATTGGTTGAAATGGAAATCCGTGACCTCTTGTCAGAATACGACTTCCCAGGTGACGATCTTCCAGTTATCCAAGGTTCAGCTCTTAAAGCTCTTGAAGGTGACTCTAAATACGAAGACATCATCATGGAATTGATGAACACTGTTGACGAGTACATTCCAGAACCAGAACGTGACACTGACAAACCATTGCTTCTTCCAGTCGAGGACGTATTCTCAATCACTGGACGTGGTACAGTTGCTTCAGGACGTATCGACCGTGGTACTGTTCGTGTCAACGATGAAATCGAAATCGTTGGTATCAAAGAAGAAACTTCAAAAGCAGTTGTTACTGGTGTTGAAATGTTCCGTAAACAACTTGACGAAGGTCTTGCTGGAGATAACGTAGGTGTCCTTCTTCGTGGTGTTCAACGTGACGAAATCGAACGTGGACAAGTTATCGCTAAACCAGGTTCAATCAACCCACACACTAAATTCAAAGGTGAAGTCTACATCCTTACTAAAGAAGAAGGTGGACGTCACACTCCATTCTTCAACAACTACCGCCCACAATTCTACTTCCGTACTACTGACGTTACAGGTTCAATCGAACTTCCAGCAGGTACTGAAATGGTAATGCCTGGTGATAACGTGACTATCGACGTTGAGTTGATCCACCCAATCGCCGTAGAACAAGGTACTACATTCTCTATCCGTGAGGGTGGACGTACTGTTGGTTCAGGTATGGTTACAGAAATCGAAGCTTAA
- a CDS encoding AI-2E family transporter, whose product MFRRNKLFFWTAEILLLTIIFYLWREMGSIITPFVTVINTIMIPFLLGGFFYYLTNPIVTFLEKRCKINRLIGVLVTLCALIGAIVVGVVYLLPILINQLTSLIISSQNIYSRLQDLVIDLSMNPIFQNIDIQKTIQQLNLSYVDILQNILNSVSNSLGSVLSALFSTILILIMTPVFLIYFLLDGNKFLPMLERTVLKHDKLNLTSLLKNLNATVARYISGIAIDAVIIGCLAYVGYSVIGLKYALVFAIFSGIANLIPYVGPSIGLIPMIIANVFTDPQRMLIAVVYMLIIQQVDGNILYPRIVGGVMKVHPITILVLLLLSSNIYGVIGMVVAVPSYSILKEITKFFAKLYENHKEAKEQEKTESV is encoded by the coding sequence ATGTTCCGTAGAAACAAATTATTTTTTTGGACAGCCGAAATCTTACTATTAACCATTATTTTTTATCTTTGGAGAGAGATGGGGTCCATCATTACTCCCTTTGTCACAGTTATCAATACGATTATGATTCCATTCTTATTGGGGGGATTTTTCTACTACCTGACAAATCCAATCGTAACCTTCTTGGAGAAAAGATGTAAGATTAATCGTTTGATTGGTGTCTTGGTCACTCTTTGCGCCTTGATTGGAGCCATCGTGGTTGGTGTAGTTTATCTCTTACCTATTTTAATCAACCAGCTGACAAGTTTGATTATCTCTAGCCAAAATATCTACAGCAGACTGCAGGATTTGGTTATTGATTTATCGATGAATCCTATTTTCCAAAATATTGATATCCAAAAAACCATTCAACAGTTAAATCTATCCTATGTTGATATTCTCCAAAATATCCTTAATAGCGTCAGCAATAGCTTAGGAAGTGTCCTTTCTGCTTTATTTAGTACAATCCTCATTCTTATTATGACACCAGTCTTCTTGATCTATTTCCTACTGGATGGCAACAAATTTTTACCGATGTTGGAACGAACAGTTCTCAAACATGACAAGCTGAACCTAACCAGTCTCTTGAAAAATTTGAATGCTACTGTGGCAAGATATATCAGTGGAATTGCGATTGATGCCGTCATAATCGGATGTTTGGCCTATGTGGGTTACAGTGTTATTGGTTTGAAGTATGCCTTAGTCTTTGCTATTTTTTCTGGAATTGCCAATCTGATTCCATATGTTGGTCCAAGTATTGGTTTGATTCCGATGATTATTGCAAATGTATTCACTGATCCTCAACGGATGTTAATTGCAGTTGTCTATATGCTGATTATTCAACAGGTTGATGGCAATATTCTCTACCCTCGTATCGTTGGAGGGGTTATGAAAGTTCATCCAATCACCATTTTAGTCCTTCTCTTACTATCAAGTAATATCTATGGTGTGATTGGTATGGTAGTAGCAGTACCTAGCTATTCTATCTTAAAAGAAATTACTAAGTTCTTTGCGAAATTGTATGAAAATCATAAGGAAGCCAAAGAACAAGAAAAAACAGAATCAGTTTAA
- the pbp3 gene encoding D-alanyl-D-alanine carboxypeptidase PBP3 has protein sequence MKKIIISLLTLLTFGTISTVSAQSFDVAAKHAIAVEATTGKILYEKDASQPVEIASITKLVTVYLVYEALEQGTISLSTPVDISDYPYQLTTNSEASNVPMEARNYTVGQLLEATMVSSANSAAIALAEKIAGSEKDFVDKMRAKLLEWGIQDATIVNTTGLNNETLGDNIYPGSKKDEENKLSAYDVAIVARNLIRDYPQVLEITKKPTSTFAGLEIHSTNSMLEGMPAYRGGIDGLKTGTTDKAGASFVGTTVEKGMRIITVVLNADQQNGNPYARFTATSSLLDYISANFSLQTIVKKGETYKDSKVTVLDGKEDSVPAVAKSEIAVVQRVGSGTTSALQFTPKSKSETAPLEEGKVVGTLTYDDQDLIGQGYLTSKKPSFEMVSEKKVEKAFFLKVWWNQFIRFINEKL, from the coding sequence ATGAAAAAAATAATTATATCCTTACTAACACTTCTTACTTTTGGCACTATCTCTACTGTTTCAGCTCAAAGTTTTGATGTTGCTGCTAAGCACGCTATTGCTGTTGAAGCAACAACAGGAAAAATCCTTTATGAAAAAGATGCGAGTCAGCCTGTCGAGATTGCTTCTATTACAAAACTTGTTACTGTCTATTTAGTTTATGAGGCCTTGGAACAAGGAACAATCAGCCTATCAACCCCTGTTGATATTTCAGACTATCCATACCAGCTCACCACCAATTCAGAAGCAAGTAACGTCCCTATGGAAGCTCGAAATTATACTGTTGGACAACTATTAGAGGCTACAATGGTATCCAGTGCAAACAGTGCTGCAATTGCGCTAGCAGAAAAGATTGCCGGTTCTGAGAAAGACTTCGTTGACAAAATGAGGGCGAAACTTTTGGAATGGGGAATCCAAGATGCAACTATTGTAAACACAACTGGATTAAACAACGAGACTCTTGGAGATAACATCTATCCAGGTTCTAAGAAAGACGAGGAAAATAAACTTAGTGCTTACGATGTTGCCATCGTTGCTCGTAACCTCATCCGAGATTATCCGCAGGTTTTGGAAATCACCAAAAAGCCAACTTCTACCTTTGCAGGACTTGAAATCCACTCAACTAACTCTATGTTGGAGGGGATGCCAGCCTACCGAGGAGGAATTGACGGTTTAAAGACAGGAACAACTGATAAGGCAGGAGCTTCTTTCGTTGGAACCACTGTCGAAAAAGGGATGCGTATCATTACAGTTGTTTTAAATGCCGATCAACAAAACGGCAATCCTTATGCACGATTTACAGCTACTTCTTCTCTTTTAGACTATATCTCTGCAAACTTTAGCCTTCAGACTATTGTTAAAAAAGGTGAAACTTACAAAGATAGTAAGGTTACTGTCCTTGATGGAAAAGAAGACAGCGTGCCTGCAGTTGCTAAATCAGAGATTGCAGTCGTCCAACGAGTTGGAAGCGGAACTACATCAGCTCTTCAATTCACACCAAAATCAAAATCAGAAACTGCTCCTTTGGAAGAAGGAAAGGTTGTCGGTACCCTAACCTATGATGACCAGGATTTGATTGGTCAAGGCTACCTCACTTCTAAAAAACCATCTTTTGAAATGGTTTCTGAAAAAAAAGTTGAAAAAGCCTTCTTCTTAAAAGTTTGGTGGAACCAATTCATCCGCTTTATCAATGAAAAACTATAA
- the sdbB gene encoding thiol-disulfide oxidoreductase-associated lipoprotein SdbB: MKKVIFAGLSLMSLLLLIACGEKETKQTSSPKQPAVQQIAVGKDAPDFTLQSMDGKEVKLSDYKGKKVYLKFWASWCGPCRKSMPELMELAAKQDRDFEILSVVAPGLQGEKTVEEFPKWYQEQGYKDIPVLYDTKATTFQAYQIRSIPTEYLIDSQGKIGKIQFGAISNADAEAAFKEMK; encoded by the coding sequence ATGAAAAAAGTTATTTTTGCAGGATTGAGCCTCATGTCTTTATTGTTGTTGATTGCCTGTGGTGAAAAAGAAACCAAACAGACAAGCAGTCCAAAACAGCCTGCTGTACAACAAATCGCAGTAGGAAAGGACGCGCCAGACTTCACCCTGCAGTCTATGGATGGCAAAGAAGTCAAGTTATCAGACTATAAGGGCAAAAAGGTCTATTTGAAGTTCTGGGCCTCTTGGTGTGGACCTTGTCGAAAGAGCATGCCAGAGTTGATGGAATTAGCTGCAAAACAAGATCGGGACTTTGAAATACTAAGTGTCGTTGCACCAGGACTACAAGGTGAAAAAACAGTTGAAGAGTTTCCAAAATGGTACCAAGAACAAGGTTACAAGGATATACCAGTTCTATATGATACCAAGGCAACTACCTTCCAAGCCTACCAAATTCGTAGTATTCCAACAGAATACTTGATTGATAGTCAAGGAAAAATTGGAAAAATCCAATTTGGTGCTATTAGCAATGCTGACGCAGAAGCAGCATTTAAAGAGATGAAATAA